A section of the Sphaerodactylus townsendi isolate TG3544 linkage group LG11, MPM_Stown_v2.3, whole genome shotgun sequence genome encodes:
- the VWC2 gene encoding brorin isoform X2 produces MPSSTAMAIGALSSSLLVTCCLMVALCSSSAPFQKLAKAQDKQEIKASQEKRDHASARENQNQTGPGKTNEVGRNGREEGTKDWKNRSSRNYSNKESWTKQKQAVSSQATSIKFGSLQAREQMDGVREELPVVEESSLLDVVASTTPEPPEEYAYPDYRGKGCVDESGFVYAIGEKFTPGPSACPCLCTEEGPLCIQPECPRLHPRCIHVDTSQCCPQCKERKNYCEFRGKTYQTLEEFMVSPCEKCRCEANGEVVCTVSACPQTDCVDPVYEPDQCCPICKNAIFPSASSSQAPWKSSGLNSVYSVEEDI; encoded by the exons ATGCCCAGCTCTACGGCGATGGCCATTGGGGCTCTTTCTAGCTCCCTCCTTGTGACCTGCTGCCTGATGGTTGCTCTCTGCAGCTCCTCGGCCCCTTTTCAAAAACTGGCCAAGgctcaagacaagcaagagaTAAAAGCAAGCCAAGAAAAGAGAGACCATGCATCAGCCCGGGAGAACCAGAACCAGACCGGGCCGGGAAAAACAAACGAAGTTGGCAGGAATGGTAGAGAGGAGGGTACGAAAGACTGGaagaacagaagcagcaggaaTTATTCTAACAAGGAATCTTGGACTAAGCAAAAGCAGGCTGTGAGCAGCCAGGCAACCAGCATTAAGTTTGGGAGCCTCCAAGCCCGAGAGCAAATGGATGGCGTCCGAGAGGAGCTTCCGGTTGTGGAAGAGTCCTCCCTTTTGGATGTTGTTGCTAGTACTACCCCCGAACCTCCAGAGGAGTACGCTTATCCGGACTACCGTGGGAAAGGCTGTGTGGACGAGAGTGGCTTTGTATATGCTATTGGGGAGAAGTTTACACCGGGTCCCTCTGCTTGCCCTTGCCTTTGCACGGAAGAGGGCCCGCTGTGCATTCAGCCAGAGTGCCCTAGGCTCCACCCACGATGTATTCATGTAGATACGAGTCAGTGTTGCCCGCAGTGCAAGGAAAGGAAGAACTACTGTGAGTTCCGGGGGAAAACCTATCAGACCCTGGAAGAATTCATG GTTTCACCATGTGAGAAATGCCGCTGTGAAGCCAATGGAGAAGTGGTCTGCACCGTGTCTGCTTGTCCTCAAACCGACTGTGTGGATCCTGTGTACGAACCAGATCAGTGCTGTCCCATCTGCAAAAATG